From Sulfuracidifex tepidarius, one genomic window encodes:
- a CDS encoding rhodanese-like domain-containing protein, protein MVEVIEQYTTPFVKNVLELPPSVIRKMWKQGKIKLIDVRTPEEYEDHHIPGSLLVPLDYLEYLKDLFEDHEVGVVCEHGNRARYATYGMPHLYKKKAYVLQGGMEYWMSMGYEVESGVDDNGKLWRKLLKERL, encoded by the coding sequence ATGGTAGAAGTAATAGAGCAGTACACTACTCCTTTCGTGAAAAACGTGCTTGAGTTGCCTCCCTCAGTGATAAGAAAGATGTGGAAACAAGGGAAAATTAAGCTGATAGATGTGAGGACTCCTGAAGAATATGAAGATCACCACATACCTGGCTCCCTATTAGTTCCATTAGACTACTTAGAGTACCTCAAGGATCTTTTTGAAGACCATGAAGTAGGAGTAGTCTGTGAGCACGGTAACAGAGCTAGATACGCGACCTATGGAATGCCACATCTATACAAGAAGAAGGCCTACGTATTGCAGGGTGGTATGGAATATTGGATGTCAATGGGCTATGAAGTAGAGAGCGGTGTTGATGATAACGGTAAGTTATGGAGAAAGCTTCTTAAAGAAAGGCTCTAA
- the cutA gene encoding glyceraldehyde dehydrogenase subunit alpha: MYVGQRLKRKEDLKFLTGEGKYVDDLAFPGTLDIFILRSNVSHARLTKIDVRDALNFPGVEGVITGLNFKLDNRPRNFPMAKDEILYTGQPLAVIIAKDRYTAADAAELIQVDYEELPSVLDPETSLKNEIRAIEDKDNVGYKKVYSAGDPENAIKDSDVVIDEKIEISRVYPGAMEPRGILSVYQQGSLTVYASTQSPHYMRKFLLSVLGDKVNDIRVIQADTGGAFGSKLFPYAEDFITAYASIVTKRPVKWIATRSEDMKSTYHGRGQIHHVKAGAKKDGSITAIIDDLILDMGAASHSTYLADIAATMLPAAYKIANVKVNVYGVYTNKTPLDQYRGAGRPEATFVIERIMDILSDEVKMDPIDFRKKNLVTSLPYKNPLGINFESGDFISLLQKSEHVYREFERKAEELRMKGIRAGVGLSFYVEENNFGPWESASVRVRGDGKILVVIGAAPHGQGDGTAVAQIVADELGVPIEDVDVIWGDTAIIGEAFGTYGSRSLTLAGNAALLASRKVKERAKKLAAQFLKSDVQELEYTNGKVVNPKTGKQISLKEIASKVTENLGGPWVYKEEPRLESTAYFGMDDLTHPYGSHVALVAVDETGKPKVLDYYAVDDIGKVVNPLLAEGQVRGGVIQGWGESVMEEMVYDENGNLITGSFAEYGIPTSMETFNIKWDFVEVGMSSAPLPAKGIGEGATIGTPPAVVRALERAVGKRITSIPVKMDNIY, encoded by the coding sequence GTGTACGTAGGTCAAAGGTTAAAGAGAAAAGAAGACCTGAAATTTTTAACTGGAGAAGGGAAATATGTTGATGATCTAGCTTTTCCTGGTACATTAGATATCTTCATTTTAAGGAGTAACGTTTCGCACGCTAGGCTGACTAAGATAGACGTGAGAGACGCTCTGAACTTTCCAGGAGTAGAGGGAGTAATTACGGGGTTGAATTTCAAGCTGGATAATAGACCCAGAAACTTTCCCATGGCTAAGGACGAGATACTCTATACAGGACAACCTTTAGCTGTTATAATAGCTAAGGATAGGTATACTGCAGCAGATGCAGCAGAGTTAATACAAGTAGACTACGAGGAATTACCTTCTGTTCTAGACCCAGAAACATCACTTAAGAACGAGATCAGAGCGATAGAGGACAAGGACAATGTTGGATACAAGAAAGTCTACTCTGCTGGAGACCCAGAGAACGCAATAAAGGATTCAGACGTCGTGATAGACGAAAAGATAGAGATTTCCAGAGTTTACCCCGGCGCAATGGAGCCAAGGGGAATTCTGTCAGTTTATCAACAGGGTAGTTTGACCGTCTATGCTTCAACTCAATCCCCTCACTACATGAGGAAGTTTCTTCTTTCAGTTCTGGGGGACAAAGTAAATGACATAAGGGTAATTCAGGCAGATACGGGTGGAGCCTTTGGGTCAAAGCTCTTCCCTTACGCTGAGGACTTCATAACTGCATATGCGAGCATAGTGACCAAGAGACCTGTGAAATGGATAGCTACTAGGAGCGAAGACATGAAATCCACGTATCATGGTAGAGGCCAAATACATCACGTTAAGGCAGGAGCTAAGAAAGACGGCTCGATAACAGCTATCATTGATGATCTAATTTTGGACATGGGAGCAGCGTCACACTCCACTTATTTAGCAGATATAGCTGCAACGATGCTTCCCGCCGCTTATAAAATAGCTAACGTGAAGGTCAACGTTTACGGCGTTTACACTAACAAAACTCCTTTGGATCAATATAGAGGAGCCGGAAGACCAGAAGCTACCTTCGTAATTGAACGTATAATGGATATATTGTCAGACGAAGTAAAAATGGATCCGATAGATTTCAGAAAGAAGAATTTAGTTACCTCTTTACCTTACAAAAACCCATTGGGAATAAACTTTGAGAGCGGAGATTTCATCTCCTTGCTTCAAAAATCTGAGCATGTATACAGAGAATTTGAGAGGAAGGCAGAGGAGCTTAGAATGAAAGGTATTAGGGCAGGGGTAGGACTATCATTTTACGTCGAAGAGAACAACTTCGGACCCTGGGAGAGCGCCTCAGTCAGGGTAAGAGGAGACGGTAAGATACTTGTCGTTATAGGTGCAGCACCTCACGGTCAGGGTGATGGTACTGCAGTAGCTCAGATAGTTGCAGATGAACTTGGCGTACCTATAGAGGACGTAGATGTAATATGGGGAGATACCGCGATAATAGGAGAAGCCTTTGGTACCTATGGTAGCAGAAGTTTGACGTTAGCTGGAAACGCTGCACTCCTGGCCTCAAGGAAAGTCAAAGAACGTGCAAAGAAGCTCGCAGCTCAATTTCTCAAGTCTGACGTACAGGAGCTGGAATACACTAACGGGAAGGTCGTAAATCCAAAGACGGGTAAACAGATTTCGCTCAAAGAGATAGCCAGCAAAGTAACGGAAAACTTGGGTGGTCCATGGGTCTACAAGGAAGAGCCAAGACTGGAATCAACTGCATATTTTGGAATGGATGACCTGACGCACCCTTACGGTTCCCACGTTGCTCTAGTAGCTGTAGATGAGACGGGCAAACCCAAGGTACTTGACTACTACGCAGTAGACGACATAGGGAAAGTTGTCAATCCTCTCTTAGCTGAAGGGCAAGTTAGAGGAGGTGTGATTCAAGGATGGGGGGAGTCTGTGATGGAGGAGATGGTCTACGATGAAAACGGTAACCTAATTACGGGAAGTTTCGCAGAATATGGGATTCCTACTTCAATGGAGACTTTCAACATAAAGTGGGACTTCGTAGAAGTAGGTATGTCTAGCGCGCCCTTACCTGCTAAGGGAATAGGAGAGGGAGCAACAATAGGAACTCCTCCTGCAGTAGTAAGGGCCTTAGAGAGGGCAGTAGGGAAGAGAATAACCTCTATACCGGTGAAGATGGATAACATTTATTAA
- a CDS encoding DUF2203 domain-containing protein → MEYQFPYYDLQTARSMMSWLRKKMEELNGVKYMAEDALMKGEKDAITLYTVATKGIIDDISRRGILVRDPTIGLVDFPAIINGKPAYLCWLTSEDDISFWHYVDEGFAGRKRITKSDDILSLL, encoded by the coding sequence ATGGAGTACCAGTTTCCCTATTATGATTTACAAACTGCTAGATCAATGATGAGTTGGTTAAGGAAGAAAATGGAAGAACTTAATGGAGTTAAGTATATGGCAGAGGACGCTCTAATGAAGGGAGAGAAAGACGCTATAACTCTCTATACTGTAGCGACAAAAGGTATAATCGACGATATCTCTAGGAGAGGAATATTGGTCAGGGATCCGACTATAGGCTTAGTCGATTTCCCAGCAATAATAAACGGAAAGCCTGCATACTTGTGTTGGTTAACTAGTGAGGACGATATCTCTTTCTGGCATTACGTGGACGAGGGCTTCGCTGGAAGGAAAAGAATAACAAAAAGTGACGACATTTTGAGCCTGCTATAG
- a CDS encoding ABC transporter ATP-binding protein, with translation MSSVIEVFGLTKSFKRSIALNNISFSVEKGSITGFIGPNGSGKTTTIKILSGLLKANKGKVAVLGMNPWDNPKIRERISIVFDKLYFPQLNTVEDFLYDIASLYQRVDPEEIMNEFNLERFRKRKLAELSAGYKQKVQLASALLNDPELIIADEPTANLDPTARNEFNSIITNLNKKKGITFFISSHILSELERVITHVVMIDRGRIVASSSVNAFLGEEKEDKLVILVDKPQEALRALSNYEARISGAYIEVKGDIKSIVNAIDEAKVKIIMIRRSSLDDAFLERTGRNFQDNLQ, from the coding sequence TTGTCAAGTGTTATAGAAGTTTTTGGGTTAACGAAAAGTTTTAAACGATCAATAGCACTCAACAATATTTCTTTTAGCGTAGAAAAGGGGTCAATAACTGGTTTCATAGGCCCAAACGGCTCAGGTAAGACAACTACCATAAAGATTCTTTCAGGTTTATTGAAAGCTAATAAGGGGAAAGTCGCTGTCCTAGGCATGAACCCTTGGGATAATCCGAAGATCAGGGAAAGAATTAGCATAGTTTTCGATAAGCTGTATTTTCCGCAACTGAACACTGTGGAAGACTTCCTTTACGATATAGCATCCCTTTACCAGAGGGTAGACCCAGAAGAAATCATGAACGAATTCAATTTAGAGAGGTTCAGGAAGAGAAAGCTTGCAGAACTCTCAGCAGGGTATAAACAGAAAGTCCAATTAGCGTCTGCACTCTTGAACGACCCTGAGTTGATAATAGCTGATGAACCCACTGCAAACCTAGATCCTACTGCTCGAAACGAGTTTAACTCAATAATAACGAACTTGAACAAGAAGAAAGGAATAACATTCTTCATTTCATCACATATATTGAGCGAACTTGAGAGAGTGATCACCCACGTCGTGATGATCGATAGAGGAAGGATCGTGGCTTCTTCCTCTGTGAACGCCTTTCTAGGGGAAGAGAAAGAGGATAAACTTGTGATCTTGGTAGACAAGCCTCAAGAGGCCTTGAGGGCTTTGAGTAATTATGAGGCTAGAATTTCAGGAGCTTATATAGAAGTCAAAGGTGACATTAAGAGTATCGTTAATGCGATAGATGAAGCTAAAGTAAAGATTATTATGATAAGAAGGTCTTCTTTAGATGATGCTTTCCTCGAAAGGACTGGAAGGAACTTTCAAGATAATCTTCAATGA
- the rfbB gene encoding dTDP-glucose 4,6-dehydratase, with protein MKFLVTGGAGFIGSAFVRQLKDSIVLDALTYAGREENLRGVDCTFVKGNITDYELVKKVVEENKVDVIVNFAAETHVDRSIVNPRPFLESNVFGVVNLLQISKEKNLRLVHISTDEVYGDNEADENSPLRPSSPYSASKASADMFVMAYVRTYGVDALIIRPSNNYGPRQFPEKLIPKTIIRTLFDKPIPVYGDGKQVRDWIYVEDTARIIKGIVENGEKGKIYNIPGGHSISNIEIIYKIGSILGKEVKVKFVKDRPGHDRFYKMKPSIKYDTISIDEGLKRTVDWYRENREWWEPLLGDSFVEEVPWEKGY; from the coding sequence ATGAAGTTCCTAGTTACCGGTGGAGCTGGGTTCATAGGTTCTGCCTTTGTAAGGCAATTGAAAGATTCAATAGTTCTCGACGCTTTAACTTATGCTGGTAGAGAGGAGAACTTACGTGGAGTCGATTGCACTTTCGTTAAGGGGAATATAACAGATTATGAGCTAGTCAAAAAAGTTGTGGAGGAGAATAAGGTAGACGTGATAGTTAACTTCGCGGCAGAAACTCACGTCGACAGGTCTATTGTGAACCCAAGGCCTTTCTTGGAGTCCAATGTGTTTGGTGTCGTAAATCTCCTTCAAATATCCAAGGAAAAGAACCTTAGGTTAGTTCACATTTCAACTGACGAAGTTTATGGTGACAATGAAGCGGACGAAAACTCCCCTTTGAGACCATCTTCCCCTTACTCTGCATCGAAAGCATCTGCAGATATGTTTGTTATGGCTTACGTGAGGACTTATGGAGTTGATGCATTGATAATTAGGCCATCTAATAATTACGGTCCAAGGCAATTTCCTGAGAAGTTGATACCAAAGACTATAATAAGAACACTCTTTGATAAGCCAATTCCAGTTTATGGAGACGGAAAGCAAGTTAGAGACTGGATATACGTCGAGGACACTGCCAGAATAATAAAGGGAATAGTAGAAAATGGAGAGAAAGGAAAGATCTATAATATTCCGGGTGGTCACAGTATAAGTAATATAGAAATAATATACAAGATAGGAAGCATATTAGGCAAAGAAGTTAAGGTCAAGTTCGTCAAGGATAGACCAGGACATGATAGGTTCTACAAGATGAAACCCTCTATCAAATACGATACAATATCTATAGACGAAGGTCTCAAGAGAACCGTTGATTGGTATAGAGAAAACAGGGAATGGTGGGAGCCCTTGCTAGGTGATTCGTTCGTAGAGGAGGTACCTTGGGAGAAGGGTTATTAG